The Aspergillus nidulans FGSC A4 chromosome VIII genome contains the following window.
TGAACGGTCAGGCTCTTGCAGCTACTCGGCACGTCTTCTTGCTCGGCCGACCGATACTTTTTCCTTCTGCCAGGCAGACCTAAAGATATCAGTCTTAGGGCCTTCTTCCACCTTTCTTTTCGTCGCGCCCcattttgctcttctttatAGACcttcttttattttctgtaTTTTCATTCAATCTTCAATTCCATTAGGGCATAATCCCGAACTGCCTCAGTGGGGAAGATCTCAAGCCTGAATAGTTACTCATAATAATAGGTATGAATATGCTCATTTGGCTTCATAGCACACTATTCCGGCTCTGATGTGATAGTGCCTCGCGGACGATCGGTCTAGTTTGTTTGCAGCCATTCGAGTTGAAGCTTTTTTTATTGACCCCTCGCAGATTTCTCTAGTCTGCCCGTTCCCGCTCCAATCAGGATTGCCACGACGAAAAAAAACGCAGCATAAAACACGAGATCACGGCAAGATGTACGGAACGTCAACAGGTCCTCAGACTGGCATCAATACACCTCGTTCATCACAGTCATTGAGGCCGCTCATCTTATCTCATGGATCGCTTGAATTCTCGTTTCTTGTGCCAACATCGCTTCACTTCCATGCCTCGCAGCTGAAAGACACTTTCACAGCGTCACTACCAGAGCCCACAGACGAGCTCGCACAGGATGATGAGCCTTCGTCGGTAGCAGAGCTGGTTGCTCGGTACATCGGGCATGTTGCTCACGAAGTTGAAGAGGGTGAAGATGATGCCCACGGTACGAATCAAGACGTTCTCAAATTAGCTCTTAATGAATTTGAGCGGGCATTCATGCGCGGGAATGATGTCCACGCGGTTGCCGCCACCCTCCCTGGAATCACAGCCAAGAAAGTTCTGGTTGTTGAAGCTTATTATGCTGGGCGAGCAGCTGCCGGAAGGCCGACAAAGCCCTACGATTCCGCACTCTTCAGGGCTGCTTCGGATGAGAAGGCCAGGATCTACTCTGTTTTCGGAGGGCAGGGGAACATTGAGGAGTACTTTGACGAATTGAGAGAAGTTTACAATACCTACACATCCTTTGTGGATGACCTCATATCGTCATCCGCCGAGCTACTGCAGTCTCTTTCCCGCGAGCCAGACGCCAACAAACTGTATCCGAAGGGTCTAAATGTCATGCAGTGGCTCCGGGAACCAGACACTCAGCCCGATGTCGATTACCTTGTGTCAGCACCGGTCAGCCTGCCGTTGATCGGGCTAGTGCAGTTGGCGCATTTTGCGGTCACCTGTAGGGTGCTTGGGAAGGAACCGGGTGAAATTCTTGAGCGATTTAGTGGGACTACAGGTCATTCGCAGGGCATTGTTACCGCCGCTGCAATTGCTACAGCCACAACCTGGGAGAGCTTCCACAAAGCTGTTGCCAATGCATTAACGatgctcttctggattgGTCTGCGAAGCCAGCAGGCATACCCTCGAACATCAATCGCTCCATCCGTGTTACAAGACTCGATTGAGAATGGGGAAGGGACACCGACCCCTATGCTTTCAATTCGTGATCTACCGCGTACCGCCGTGCAGGAGCATATCGACATGACCAACCAGCATCTCCCGGAGGATAGACACATCTCAATCTCACTCGTCAACAGCGCGCGTAACTTTGTTGTTACTGGTCCCCCTCTCTCGCTTTATGGCCTTAACCTTCGTTtgcgcaaggtcaaggctcCCACCGGTCTGGACCAGAATCGCGTGCCGTTCACGCAGCGCAAAGTCCGCTTCGTCAACCGATTCCTCCCGATAACGGCACCTTTCCATAGCCAATACCTATACTCGGCATTTGATCGTATCatggaggatctggaggatgtcgagattTCACCGAAATCACTTACCATTCCAGTCTATGGTACCAAAACCGGCGATGATCTGAGGGCGATCAGCGATGCAAATGTCGTTCCTGCACTGGTTCGAATGATTACTCATGATCCTGTCAACTGGGAACAGACAACCGCTTTTCCAAATGCTACCCACATCGTTGACTTTGGTCCCGGAGGAATTTCAGGTCTTGGAGTTCTTACCAATCGCAACAAGGACGGCACCGGAGTTCGCGTCATACTCGCAGGATCTATGGATGGTACCAACGCTGAGGTCGGGTACAAGCCGGAACTGTTTGACCGCGATGAACATTCGGTGAAGTATGCCATCGATTGGGTCAAAGAATATGGACCACGCCTGGTGAAGAATGCTACAGGTCAAACCTTCGTCGACACCAAAATGAGCCGGTTATTGGGTATCCCGCCTATTATGGTTGCTGGAATGACACCAACCACCGTTCCATGGGACTTTGTTGCTGCAACGATGAACGCTGGCTACCATATCGAACTCGCTGGCGGAGGCTACTACAACGCTAAGACCATGACGGAGGCAATCACCAAGATTGAGAAGGCCATTCCTCCTGGTCGAGGTATTACCGTCAACCTGATCTACGTTAATCCGCGTGCCATGGGTTGGCAAATCCCCCTCATCGGCAAGCTTAGGGCCGACGGAGTGCCAATTGAGGGTCTTACTATTGGCGCAGGTGTCCCGTCTATCGAAGTGGCCAACGAGTACATTGAAACTCTCGGTATCAAGCACATTGCCTTCAAGCCTGGCTCCGTGGATGCAATTCAACAGGTCATCAATATTGCGAAGGCAAATCCTAAGTTTCCTGTGATTTTACAATGGACCGGTGGCCGTGGGGGTGGACATCACTCTTTTGAAGACTTCCATCAACCGATTCTGCAAATGTACAGCCGTATCCGGCGGCATGAAAACATCATTCTCGTCGCCGGTAGCGGATTCGGTGGAGCCGAAGATACGTATCCTTACCTTTCTGGGAACTGGTCGTCCCGCTTCGGATACCCCCCAATGCCTTTTGATGGGTGCTTATTTGGTAGCCGCATGATGACTGCCAAAGAAGCACACACTTCAAAGAATGCCAAACAAGCCATTGTGGATGCTCCTGGCCTTGACGACCAGGATTGGGAGAAAACTTACAAAGGCGCTGCCGGAGGAGTCGTCACTGTCCTCTCGGAAATGGGTGAGCCCATCCACAAACTGGCTACGCGCGGTGTTCTGTTCTGGCATGAGATGGATCAAAAGATTTTCAAGTTGGACAAAGCAAAGCGTGTGCCGGAGTTAAAGAAACAACGGGATTATATTATCAAGAAGCTCAATGACGACTTCCAGAAGGTTTGGTTCGGACGCAACTCCGCTGGAGAGACCGTTGATCTCGAAGATATGACGTACGCAGAGGTCGTTCATCGCATGGTGGATCTGATGTATGTCAAGCATGAGGGCCGGTGGATAGACGAttccttgaagaagttgacggGTGATTTCATCCGTCGGGTGGAGGAACGTTTTACTACCGCTGAAGGGCAAGCATCGCTCCTTCAGAACTATTCGGAGCTTAATGTTCCTTATCCCGCCGTTGACAATATTCTCGCCGCCTATCCTGAAGCGGCAACCCAGCTTATAAACGCCCAGGATGTCCAGCATTTCCTTCTACTCTGTCAACGTCGTGGGCAAAAGCCTGTTCCATTTGTTCCCTCGTTGGATGAAAACTTCGAATACTGGTTTAAGAAGGATTCGTTGTGGCAAAGCGAGGATTTGGAAGCAGTGGTGGGTCAGGATGTCGGAAGGACCTGTATTTTGCAAGGTCCAATGGCCGCCAAGTTCTCAACGGTAATTGACGAGCCGGTTGGGGATATTCTCAACTCTATTCACCAGGGACATATTAAAAGCCTCATTAAAGACATGTACAACGGCGACGAAACGACCATTCCGATCACCGAATACTTCGGAGGGCGACTGAGCGAGGCGCAGGAGGACATTGAAATGGATGGCCTTACCATATCAGAGGACGCAAACAAAATCAGCTACCGGttgtcctcgtccgcagcAGATCTGCCAGAGGTTAACCGCTGGTGTCGTCTTCTTGCAGGCCGTTCATATTCGTGGAGACATGCTTTGTTTTCGGCAGATGTGTTTGTCCAAGGTCACCGCTTCCAAACAAACCCCTTGAAGCGTGTACTCGCGCCGAGCACCGGCATGTATGTGGAGATTGCGAATCCTGAGGATGCCCCGAAAACTGTTATCAGCGTCAGAGAACCATACCAGTCCGGTAAACTCGTTAAGACGGTTGATATCAAATTAAACGAGAAGGGCCAAATTGCGCTTACTCTATATGAGGGAAGAACTGCCGAGAACGGAGTGGTTCCTCTGACTTTCTTGTTTACCTATCACCCGGATACCGGCTATGCGCCCATCAGAGAGGTCATGGACAGTCGCAACGACCGCATTAAGGAATTCTATTATCGTATCTGGTTCGGAAACAAGGATGTTCCATTTGATACACCAACGACGGCCACGTTCAATGGAGGTCGTGAAACTATCACGTCGCAGGCTGTTGCCGATTTCGTTCACGCTGTCGGTAACACTGGAGAAGCGTTCGTCGAACGTCCTGGGAAAGAAGTGTTTGCGCCCATGGACTTTGCCATCGTAGCAGGATGGAAAGCTATCACTAAACCCATCTTCCCTCGGACCATTGACGGAGATTTGCTGAAGCTAGTTCACCTTTCTAACGGGTTCAAGATGGTTCCTGGTGCCCAACCGCTCAAGGTGGGAGACGTTCTAGATACCACCGCACAGatcaactccatcatcaACGAAGAGTCTGGGAAGATTGTTGAAGTTTGCGGTACTATCAGAAGGGATGGCAAGCCCATAATGCATGTCACTAGCCAGTTCCTTTACCGGGGAGCATACACAGACTTCGAAAATACCTTTCAGCGTAAGGATGAAGTTCCAATGCAGGTTCACCTTGCGTCTAGCCGAGATGTGGCCATTCTTCGATCCAAAGAATGGTTCCGCCTTGACATGGACGACGTTGAGTTGTTGGGTCAGACCCTGACCTTCCGTCTCCAAAGTCTGATCAGgttcaagaacaagaatGTTTTCAGTCAGGTGCAAACTATGGGCCAAGTCCTTCTCGAACTTCCCACCAAAGAAGTGATACAGGTTGCTTCGGTCGACTACGAGGCTGGCACGTCTCATGGAAACCCTGTGATTGACTATCTTCAACGGAACGGAACTTCCATTGAGCAGCCTGTCTACTTCGAAAACCCTATACCTCTCAGCGGGAAAACGCCTCTAGTCCTCCGTGCTCCTGCATCCAACGAAACTTACGCTAGGGTCTCTGGAGACTACAACCCTATTCACGTGTCTCGGGTTTTCTCCAGCTACGCCAACTTGCCCGGTACAATCACCCATGGAATGTACACGAGCGCTGCGGTTCGCAGTCTCGTCGAAACCTGGGCGGCCGAAAACAATATTGGCCGCGTTCGAGGCTTTCATGTATCTCTTGTAGACATGGTTCTTCCAAACGACCTAATCACTGTCAGGCTGCAACATGTCGGTATGATTGCCGGTCGCAAAATCATTAAGGTCGAGGCCAGCAATAAGGAGACAGAGGATAAGGTTTTGTTGGGTGAAGCAGAGGTTGAGCAACCAGTTACTGCATACGTCTTCACTGGTCAAGGATCCCAGGAACAAGGAATGGGAATGGAACTCTATGCTACTAGCCCAGTTGCCAAAGAGGTTTGGGACCGGGCAGACCGTCATTTCATTGAGAACTATGGCCTGTCCATCATTGACATTGTCAAGAATAACCCGAAGGAACTCACGGTTCACTTTGGCGGACCTCGCGGCAAAGCAATCCGTCAAAACTACATGTCCATGACCTTTGAAACTGTCAACGCTGATGGAACTATTAAGTCTGAGAAGATTTTCAAAGAGATTGATGAGACTACGACATCTTACACGTACCGCTCTCCGACGGGCCTTCTTTCCGCTACTCAATTCACCCAACCTGCTTTGACGTTGATGGAGAAAGCAAGCTTCGAAGACATGCGCTCAAAGGGTCTTGTTCAGAGAGACAGCAGCTTTGCCGGCCACTCCTTGGGTGAATATTCCGCCCTCGCCGCCCTTGCTGATGTTATGCCCATCGAAAGTTTAGTCTCAGTTGTCTTTTATCGCGGCTTGACAATGCAAGTTGCTGTTGAACGAGACGAACAGGGTCGTTCGAATTATTCGATGTGTGCCGTTAATCCCAGCCGAATCTCCAAAACTTTTAACGAACAGGCTCTTCAGTATGTCGTTGGGAACATCTCCGAGCAAACAGGCTGGCTCTTGGAAATTGTCAACTACAATGTCGCAAACATGCAATATGTTGCGGCTGGTGATGTAAGTAGTCCGCTTGACTTGCCCTCCGTGGTCGTCATACTAATCCATCCTATAGCTTCGGGCACTTGACTGTCTCACCAACCTGCTGAATTACCTCAAAGCGCAAAATATTGACATTCCGGCTCTTATGCAGAGCATGTCCTTGGAAGACGTGAAGGCTCACCTTGTCAACATCATTCATGAATGCGTGAAGCAAACCGAGGCGAAGCCCAAGCCCATTAACCTTGAGCGTGGATTTGCTACAATTCCTCTGAAGGGAATCGACGTACCCTTCCACAGTACTTTCCTTCGTTCTGGTGTGAAGCCGTTCCGATCCTTCTTGctcaagaagatcaacaagaCAACGATCGATCCAAGCAAACTGGTTGGGAAGTACATACCCAATGTGACGGCCCGACCGTTCGAGATCACCAAGGAATACTTCGAGGACGTATACCGGCTCACGAACTCTCCCAGGATCGCTCATATCCTAGCAAATTGGGAAAAGTATGAAGAAGGAACTGAGGGAGGTTCCCGCCATGGCGGTACTACTGCGGCTTCATCCTGAAAACCATGTCATGATTTTTCCTTCTTTTAGTCCTATAGCACTTCTTAGCGCTTGGGGTTGTGTGTCGCTGTTATCTCGTCTTTTTGATTGGGCGTATGTTCCCTTTGTTCATATTCTCAGATAGCATTTATGATGGGAATGATATCTACAGATTATAGATCGGGTGGTATCAGATATGCATTCTCCTGCTCACTTATGTTGGACTTCCTTCGCTGTAGTTAATTTTCAATCAGTTTTGAGTTCATGAATTACCATATATTCAAAGACCAAGTCTAGCCATTAAAGGTGGGTGGGCCCTATACTATGTCACGTTCGTCTTACGTGCAACGCGAAGTATGATAGATTATCTACAATGCATATGTAGATGTATAATAAACACGAGCTTGCATTGGAGTGGACGCCTGCGGGACAGTTATTTAGGAGCCTTTTAGCTCACACCACAAGATGAGAAAAGGCGCAAAAGCAGGTCCAAAACATCAGGACACACAGTTTATGTTTCTTTCCATGGCCCCGGACGCAAAAGACGGTCTTCCTTCCCATAAACGCCAACATCCTTGACGATTGCGATGAACTTCCTATGGTTCTCTCGGGAGTCGCCGATGCGTGGCCGAAATATTTTGAGCAGATCGGTGCTCAGGATACCACTTGCAGGAATGGCAGCATGGATTTCACTAGGGGTAGGAAAACCTTGCGCAGTAGGTCCAGGAGTCGAAACACGTGCGTGGCCTGTGGCATCAGACGCTGGAGAGATTAGTGACTGTCCCTACGGAGATTGGGGGAGTTTCACATGCCTCTTAGAGACTCGGGGCTGCTAGCACGACTTCCAGTAAGGTTTTTGCCCGTCACAGAGGTTGGACTACCGGCTCTTGACCCATGTGGCGTTATTCCTTGAGAGGTCATGGGAGGTGGGTTGAGTTTCAACTTCTTAGACTTTCCAGTTTCACTCATCTCTCCCGCTGAACCGGCACCTCCCTCAACGTCACTTGCAGACCCTGCGCCAGGGAGCGTGTTCCGCACGCGCTTCTTATTAGCCTATGCTCAATTAGCAATCGACATTGTTAGAAGTTACGAGGACACGCACAGGTAAAGACGCTGTGACAGGGGACATAGGGCGAGAGCCTGGTTGGGTGGAAGACAGAGATGGCGAGTGCTTgttcttgcccttcttgcgAGACGTGTCCGTCCCGCTCGCGTCAGATAGATTGGGGGATCCAAGGCGCTTCCGCGACACATTCATTGCGGTTTTCTTCGACGGATCAGTGTGCTTTAAGCGACCTGATGGTGTGGTGTTGCCTTTCGAGGAGGCTGCGGAatccttcttgttcttctcttcttcaaccttccGTTCCTCCTCCCTGGCCCTCTCGTCGTCGGTGTCGTCAGAGCTCTGTATGACGCAAGGTCAGATCCTTCACACATTGTGAGTATAAATGGCCAACATACCTCATCGTCGGTATAAGGATTAGCATCAGATCCGCTGCTGTAGTCGTaattcttctccctcttttgGAGGGCTTTGCGAACTTTTTTGCCAAGAATGCGGCGAgcttccttctccctcttctcccttaactcctcttcctcatAATCCTTCTCGTTTTTCAGGTCAAATATGTTTGCCTTGAGTTGATCTTGCTTTATTCGTTTCTCTGCCGCCTTCGCATCTTCGTTCTCACCGAATAGATCGTCgtgctcttcatcatcggcgaACCGGTCCTCTTCAAAATCCATATCGTCAGCTTCTAGGCCCTCCGCCGCTGGAGTACCCTGCTTCCCAGCGTAGacttttctttgttttgcaaatctctccagctcctgtCGCTGGGCTTGTTCCTGTTGCTTCTCCATGAACCACCTAGGATCTTTAATCTTCTTGGCCATGAacttctctgcttcttcgaTAGTCAATGTTTTAAACTGATTTTTGGCGTTAAATCTATACCACTTTTCCACTGGTATCATCAAAATTTTCCCCTTGGTATCGAATATAAGACCGCATGTGTCTCTGACAGCGCTGCNNNNNNNNNNNNNNNNNNNNNNNNNNNNNNNNNNNNNNNNNNNNNNNNNNNNNNNNNNNNNNNNNNNNNNNNNNNNNNNNNNNNNNNNNNNNNNNNNNNNGATTCGAGTTCGAGCAATCTCTTCTGGCGTCATGTCCGTCTTAGTCACCTGTTGTGTTTTCTGTTTGGGCACGTTCGTTCGCCTTGGAGCCGATCCGACAGATGGGGCTATTTGAGCAAGATTATCTGCTCGTTCTTTCTCGCGCGCAATCTTTCtggcctccatctcttctcgTTCAATATCATCGACTTGATTGCTCGTCTCAGAAGATTGCCTTAATCCAGCTTGCCCTTTCTCCGTGTTCAACTCATGCTGACGTGTCCGCGGATCCCGGCGCTGGAGCCTAACGGGCCTTGTGAACTGAGACTCATTGCGGGGATCCACCGCCTTCTTAGAGGCGAATCTCGCGATGTGATGCTTTAAACCCTCCTTGATTGCCCGCTTCGTAGTTACGAGAGGATAATCCACGTAAGTCTCGGATACTAAGGGCCCGCTAAATCCACTAGCAGCGAAGTCGCTTTTCGCTGCGGGTATGTTTGGTTTCTCGGATGGCGCATTAGACGGTGCTGGTCGTGTAGGAAACGACCTAAGCGCTTGCGTGTTGGCTGAAGAGCCCTTTGCTGTAGTCCTCTTTTTTGGGCGTACAAGCGGGTCAGCTACCCTAGGTCGCCGAATGCGCATAGGTGGTGCGCCAGATATCACCGTTGGAGCCTGCGGGGTCGAACTGTTTGAAGGCGTAGTAGTCATGATGTCTGCTGCTCGTTGTCCGAACGCAAAGACAGTACGATAATCCCGAGACAATTGGAGACACGCGCAACATCTGACGTCCGATTAGTTTCAGATTGGAGCTCGAGTAATATGCATTCGCTTGACTCAGTAACCAGGGGACAATCCAAATGGAGAAAGCTGACACCCTGCATAAGATGAAGAGAGTTCCGATACGGAGAGTATGTCCGTAAGCAACATATCATTGCTTATGTAATAAACAGTTTGAGGATCCACTTAACTCTCAGAATTTGGagagccaaagccagcctgaaCTTCCTTCAATAAATTGACGAGAATTACTTCATACATTCTTAATTCGCAGTTTAAAATTCTCACATAGAAAGTAGGATACATTCTTTCCTTCTAGTAACCGCGCATAATGGTCTACGCAGTTCAGTCGACTCACGCTTTGGAAGCAATGAGGAACAGGCCCATTGTATGTACATTTAGCATGTACATTTAGCAGCCACAGGGCTGGCAGATGCCATGCAAATGCCATAATACAGTACAATCAACATAACTGCTCCACCTCATCCGTGAACTCTCTGGTATAGGTCGGCATAAGCTTTCTATCGGATGTATATAAATATCATGCATTGGCACCATGAAGCGAAGGAACTAGAACAATTCCACGACCTTTCTATCATCATCCTGATTCTGCCCTGCCGATGAGtttccttcatcctcttcgtctcgCATAATGACCTGGACCCATCTATCACAGGCCTCACGAACGCCGTCGTCGTCAACACGGAGGTGACATTCTCGGATAACGGGATAGACGTTCACTGCCCTTAGTTTATCGCGTCCTTCCCGGGTAGTTGTCAACAATAAAAGCGTCTCAAGATGAGTAACGATAATTCCATTATcgctttctctcttcttgtCGGGGGGCAGCAACTGGAGGTCTGGGAGCATATTTGCAGTATCCTCTTCACTATACTCTTCCGGCCCCATAATTGGCAGAAGTATGTAAGGCAGAAGATTCGCCTCGTCTTCAGAGAAGAGGGTCGGATGAAATGGTATTTCAAATGCAACATTCTTTATGGTCGATGCAACACCCCTCCTCCGGACCGTGCTCTCATGCTCCGTGAAAACGGTGAGTTTTGTCACAGGCACGACTCCATCATAATCCTGTCTCGTTGTGAAATATTTGCGGCCCTCCTCTAGCTTCGACAAGTCGGCAAATAGATAAGATAGATAGTCGTAGTTCGCGTGTTGGTTGAGTGCGCCGTCGGCGCCTTTCACGAAACAATCCATCAACTGGTCAATTGCATACTCGGAGTTTGAGACAGGATTGGCCGTTCGACGTTTAAGCGTCAATAGCTCTTTTATATTCTCGGATTTTCCAAGATTGGCAAACAGCATACAGATCCCATCGGCATTTCCCTCTTTGTTATTCTGCCAACTGGCTTGTTAGTGGACCGATGCAGTGAGTAAAGATCAAAATAACCGAGGTAACAGAGAGAGTGAATGGGATAGCCTTGGTCGAACCAaatgttgcagaaacctaCAGTCACTTTGTTGAGGAGTGTTTCCATAAAAGCATCATCAGTAGCAAGTTTATCTAGGATCTCCTTATCACCAGAAAGGTTGACGAGAATTGTTAACGCATCGCTCGCAATAGGCTATCCAGCAGGTCAGTTCCATGAAGAAGGGGCAGAATGAAATCCCATATGTTCAATTCAAAAAGGGGCATGCTCACTGACTGTATAGTCTCGAACAAGAAGTTTTAAGTCTTGGATAGGCAAAAGCTGGTGACGTTTGAAGATTTCCGGCCTCGACACCGAATATCCAACTAATGTTGCGCAGGCTGGATAGTGTTATCATCAATTCAGACTGTGTTTCTAAGCTGCATTTACCAATCTGTCTGATCTGAGTGTTTCCATGATGGAGAAATTCAACCAACTGGAAACGCAGGAACAAGTTAGTTAGGGATAAGCTTATGCAATGAGATACCATACTTCGTCCAGTTCTGTCTTCATACTCAGGTTTTTCAGGTTATTTATAGTGATTTGACCGTCAGAGCAGCAGAGCAGGAGTTCAAGTGAGTTGGAGGAAAATACTTCAGCTAACTTTCTCAGAAGCGGGGCAGttcttatcgataagggCGTGGGGCAAACAATGAATTGAAGTCAGTCCATGACCAGCTTAGACAATCAATGGTCTAAAGAAATATTGGGCGCCCTAGAACGTTAATATTTGAATATCTACTTCTCTTGTTTTACTAGAGGGCATCTGGAAAGGTCTTTTGGGAGACAGCTCAGTGATGATAACTTAGCAGGTGCGTCTCTCGTCCATTGACATTTGGAAAGGGCGTGGCCCATTCTGACAACCCAAATATCAATATCAGTAAACTCGATGAGGACATTTTGACAACTACCAGCGATGCCGAGCGTGGCGTCCTTGCAGCTCAGCTTGTTTTGAATCGCAGATTTCCGGCGTATTCGTACATGTCCATCGATTCGCTATCGCAAGTTACGATTTCCAAGGGAATCCGGAAAGCTGCCTGGATTCTTCGAGGCCTGCCTCGACACAGTCGGGTGACCATATCAATTACAATTAGGGGAATTCTCAGATGTTCTGGCTAACATTCTCTGCTATGCCAACCGCCGGAGCTGGACCTCCCGGGCTGTCTTCGCAGAGATACTCTGGGTCTGAGGAGCTTGGCCCGAAGTGGGCATCTACTAGATGCTGCACGACTGGCCAGCCGTAGGCATTTGTGAACATACGCCGAACGATTATGTTGTTGTGAGCGTCAGGTTCTAAACGAACAAGGACCTTTCGCCACGAGAGTCCTCGGTGGTAAGCCCGAGCGATTTTTTCCTCCACTTTGAGCCCCGCGTTATTTGAAAAGTCCTCCGCGATATCGTAACCTGCAGCAGTATCCCTAACCTGGGATGTACGTGCCGCTACACTGCGCCGGTTCACAATGGGAGGGGGAATGTCCTTAGGGTGGTAAACACGGTCGTGCAAGATCGTACGTGGCCTTGAT
Protein-coding sequences here:
- a CDS encoding tetrafunctional fatty acid synthase subunit FAS1 (transcript_id=CADANIAT00001195) codes for the protein MYGTSTGPQTGINTPRSSQSLRPLILSHGSLEFSFLVPTSLHFHASQLKDTFTASLPEPTDELAQDDEPSSVAELVARYIGHVAHEVEEGEDDAHGTNQDVLKLALNEFERAFMRGNDVHAVAATLPGITAKKVLVVEAYYAGRAAAGRPTKPYDSALFRAASDEKARIYSVFGGQGNIEEYFDELREVYNTYTSFVDDLISSSAELLQSLSREPDANKLYPKGLNVMQWLREPDTQPDVDYLVSAPVSLPLIGLVQLAHFAVTCRVLGKEPGEILERFSGTTGHSQGIVTAAAIATATTWESFHKAVANALTMLFWIGLRSQQAYPRTSIAPSVLQDSIENGEGTPTPMLSIRDLPRTAVQEHIDMTNQHLPEDRHISISLVNSARNFVVTGPPLSLYGLNLRLRKVKAPTGLDQNRVPFTQRKVRFVNRFLPITAPFHSQYLYSAFDRIMEDLEDVEISPKSLTIPVYGTKTGDDLRAISDANVVPALVRMITHDPVNWEQTTAFPNATHIVDFGPGGISGLGVLTNRNKDGTGVRVILAGSMDGTNAEVGYKPELFDRDEHSVKYAIDWVKEYGPRLVKNATGQTFVDTKMSRLLGIPPIMVAGMTPTTVPWDFVAATMNAGYHIELAGGGYYNAKTMTEAITKIEKAIPPGRGITVNLIYVNPRAMGWQIPLIGKLRADGVPIEGLTIGAGVPSIEVANEYIETLGIKHIAFKPGSVDAIQQVINIAKANPKFPVILQWTGGRGGGHHSFEDFHQPILQMYSRIRRHENIILVAGSGFGGAEDTYPYLSGNWSSRFGYPPMPFDGCLFGSRMMTAKEAHTSKNAKQAIVDAPGLDDQDWEKTYKGAAGGVVTVLSEMGEPIHKLATRGVLFWHEMDQKIFKLDKAKRVPELKKQRDYIIKKLNDDFQKVWFGRNSAGETVDLEDMTYAEVVHRMVDLMYVKHEGRWIDDSLKKLTGDFIRRVEERFTTAEGQASLLQNYSELNVPYPAVDNILAAYPEAATQLINAQDVQHFLLLCQRRGQKPVPFVPSLDENFEYWFKKDSLWQSEDLEAVVGQDVGRTCILQGPMAAKFSTVIDEPVGDILNSIHQGHIKSLIKDMYNGDETTIPITEYFGGRLSEAQEDIEMDGLTISEDANKISYRLSSSAADLPEVNRWCRLLAGRSYSWRHALFSADVFVQGHRFQTNPLKRVLAPSTGMYVEIANPEDAPKTVISVREPYQSGKLVKTVDIKLNEKGQIALTLYEGRTAENGVVPLTFLFTYHPDTGYAPIREVMDSRNDRIKEFYYRIWFGNKDVPFDTPTTATFNGGRETITSQAVADFVHAVGNTGEAFVERPGKEVFAPMDFAIVAGWKAITKPIFPRTIDGDLLKLVHLSNGFKMVPGAQPLKVGDVLDTTAQINSIINEESGKIVEVCGTIRRDGKPIMHVTSQFLYRGAYTDFENTFQRKDEVPMQVHLASSRDVAILRSKEWFRLDMDDVELLGQTLTFRLQSLIRFKNKNVFSQVQTMGQVLLELPTKEVIQVASVDYEAGTSHGNPVIDYLQRNGTSIEQPVYFENPIPLSGKTPLVLRAPASNETYARVSGDYNPIHVSRVFSSYANLPGTITHGMYTSAAVRSLVETWAAENNIGRVRGFHVSLVDMVLPNDLITVRLQHVGMIAGRKIIKVEASNKETEDKVLLGEAEVEQPVTAYVFTGQGSQEQGMGMELYATSPVAKEVWDRADRHFIENYGLSIIDIVKNNPKELTVHFGGPRGKAIRQNYMSMTFETVNADGTIKSEKIFKEIDETTTSYTYRSPTGLLSATQFTQPALTLMEKASFEDMRSKGLVQRDSSFAGHSLGEYSALAALADVMPIESLVSVVFYRGLTMQVAVERDEQGRSNYSMCAVNPSRISKTFNEQALQYVVGNISEQTGWLLEIVNYNVANMQYVAAGDLRALDCLTNLLNYLKAQNIDIPALMQSMSLEDVKAHLVNIIHECVKQTEAKPKPINLERGFATIPLKGIDVPFHSTFLRSGVKPFRSFLLKKINKTTIDPSKLVGKYIPNVTARPFEITKEYFEDVYRLTNSPRIAHILANWEKYEEGTEGGSRHGGTTAASS
- a CDS encoding protein HGH1 (transcript_id=CADANIAT00001196) produces the protein METLRSDRLPIASDALTILVNLSGDKEILDKLATDDAFMETLLNKVTNNKEGNADGICMLFANLGKSENIKELLTLKRRTANPVSNSEYAIDQLMDCFVKGADGALNQHANYDYLSYLFADLSKLEEGRKYFTTRQDYDGVVPVTKLTVFTEHESTVRRRGVASTIKNVAFEIPFHPTLFSEDEANLLPYILLPIMGPEEYSEEDTANMLPDLQLLPPDKKRESDNGIIVTHLETLLLLTTTREGRDKLRAVNVYPVIRECHLRVDDDGVREACDRWVQVIMRDEEDEGNSSAGQNQDDDRKVVELF